A region from the Serinibacter arcticus genome encodes:
- a CDS encoding aldehyde dehydrogenase family protein — protein sequence MSTDTSPLLPAVHEFLSAPKQLLIDGAWVDAADGRTFATLNPATEEELVQVARGSAVDVDRAVAAARRAFESPSPWSRMTPRDRSHLLWRIGDLIEAHADEFAQLESLDNGKRVEAARDGDVATAAELFRYFAGWATKMEGTTIPMSVPGREFHAYTRREALGVVAGIVPWNFPLLMACFKIVPAITAGNTVILKPAEQTPLTALRLGQLLLDAGVPAGVVNIVPGFGDAGAALVEHRGVDKVAFTGSTEVGKKIAAAAAGNLKKVSLELGGKAPNIIFADADIDAAIAGAVLGGYFNEGQCCVNGSRLYVQREVFDRVIEGVAAAARAITVGDGFADGASMGPLVSQEQHEKVLGYIRGAVADGATLAAGSADAAFDRGYFVHPTLITGVTEEMAVQTDEIFGPVVTAIPFDTEDEVVAAANNTVYGLAAGVWSRDLGTAHRVGAKLRAGTVWLNTWHADDVTLPRGGFKQSGWGRELGSFGLDDYTELKTVIAELR from the coding sequence ATGTCGACCGACACCTCCCCCCTCCTTCCCGCCGTCCACGAGTTCCTCTCCGCCCCCAAGCAGCTGCTGATCGACGGCGCGTGGGTCGACGCGGCCGACGGGCGCACGTTCGCCACGCTCAACCCCGCCACGGAGGAGGAGCTCGTCCAGGTCGCTCGCGGCTCCGCCGTCGACGTCGACCGCGCCGTCGCCGCCGCCCGCCGGGCGTTCGAGTCCCCCTCCCCCTGGTCGCGGATGACCCCGCGCGACCGCTCGCACCTGCTCTGGCGGATCGGCGACCTCATCGAGGCGCACGCGGACGAGTTCGCCCAGCTCGAGTCGCTGGACAACGGCAAGCGCGTCGAGGCGGCCCGCGACGGCGACGTCGCGACGGCGGCCGAGCTCTTCCGCTACTTCGCCGGCTGGGCCACGAAGATGGAGGGCACGACGATCCCGATGTCGGTGCCCGGCCGCGAGTTCCACGCCTACACCCGGCGCGAGGCGCTCGGCGTCGTCGCCGGCATCGTGCCGTGGAACTTCCCGCTCCTGATGGCCTGCTTCAAGATCGTCCCGGCCATCACGGCCGGCAACACGGTCATCCTCAAGCCCGCCGAGCAGACGCCGCTGACGGCCCTGCGCCTCGGCCAGCTGCTGCTCGACGCGGGCGTGCCGGCCGGTGTCGTGAACATCGTGCCCGGGTTCGGCGACGCCGGGGCCGCGCTGGTCGAGCACCGCGGTGTGGACAAGGTCGCGTTCACCGGCAGCACCGAGGTCGGCAAGAAGATCGCCGCCGCAGCCGCCGGGAACCTCAAGAAGGTCTCCCTCGAGCTGGGCGGCAAGGCCCCGAACATCATCTTCGCCGATGCCGACATCGACGCCGCGATCGCCGGCGCCGTGCTCGGCGGGTACTTCAACGAGGGCCAGTGCTGCGTCAACGGCTCCCGGCTGTACGTGCAGCGCGAGGTGTTCGACCGCGTCATCGAGGGCGTGGCCGCGGCTGCTCGGGCGATCACCGTCGGCGACGGGTTCGCCGACGGCGCGTCGATGGGTCCGCTGGTGTCGCAGGAGCAGCACGAGAAGGTGCTCGGCTACATCCGTGGCGCCGTCGCCGACGGCGCCACCCTGGCCGCCGGCAGCGCGGACGCGGCGTTCGACCGCGGCTACTTCGTGCACCCGACGCTCATCACCGGTGTCACGGAGGAGATGGCCGTGCAGACCGACGAGATCTTCGGCCCGGTCGTCACCGCGATCCCGTTCGACACCGAGGACGAGGTCGTCGCGGCCGCCAACAACACCGTCTACGGCCTGGCGGCCGGCGTCTGGTCCCGCGACCTCGGGACCGCGCACCGCGTCGGCGCCAAGCTCCGCGCCGGGACGGTCTGGCTCAACACCTGGCACGCGGACGACGTCACGCTCCCCCGCGGCGGCTTCAAGCAGTCCGGCTGGGGCCGCGAGCTCGGCTCGTTCGGGCTGGACGACTACACCGAGCTCAAGACGGTGATCGCCGAGCTGCGCTGA
- a CDS encoding tautomerase family protein, whose translation MPNITVELLKGRTVDQRRDFARIVADAAVDVLGARRQDVRMVFSEITPDIVANGGVLASEDDSRAGVVASLADGS comes from the coding sequence ATGCCCAACATCACCGTCGAGCTGCTCAAGGGCCGCACCGTCGACCAGCGCCGCGACTTCGCCCGGATCGTCGCCGACGCCGCGGTCGACGTGCTCGGCGCGCGCCGCCAGGACGTGCGCATGGTCTTCAGCGAGATCACGCCCGACATCGTGGCCAACGGCGGCGTGCTCGCCAGCGAGGACGACAGCCGGGCCGGCGTCGTCGCGTCGCTCGCCGACGGTTCCTGA
- a CDS encoding uracil-DNA glycosylase family protein, whose translation MFLDGPNGLTDPSLVQARKELLATQAEGLTRWHETTQALRPELPLPEFDPAEAGARARALLVLQAPGKSADPTEGSGFVSVDNEDRTSTNLWNLREHVGFHDHVLITHIMPWYLGEGVKPSRLDLQHGGRALINLLPVLRDLHVIILIGGEAQKTWDSYVAPAVRTRALVLRCPLPTARALNKPDDASAMTLTRARDLVQ comes from the coding sequence ATGTTCCTCGACGGCCCGAACGGGCTCACCGATCCGAGCCTCGTCCAAGCCAGGAAGGAGCTCCTCGCCACGCAGGCCGAGGGACTCACGCGCTGGCACGAGACGACGCAGGCCCTTCGTCCCGAGCTCCCGCTCCCCGAGTTCGACCCGGCCGAGGCCGGTGCTCGCGCCCGGGCGCTCCTCGTCCTCCAGGCACCGGGCAAGTCCGCCGACCCGACCGAGGGCTCGGGCTTCGTCAGCGTCGACAACGAGGACCGCACCTCCACGAACCTGTGGAACCTGCGCGAGCACGTGGGTTTCCACGACCACGTGCTGATCACCCACATCATGCCGTGGTACCTCGGCGAGGGCGTCAAGCCCAGCCGGCTCGACCTCCAGCACGGCGGACGCGCTCTCATCAACCTGCTCCCGGTGCTGCGCGACCTGCACGTCATCATCCTCATCGGCGGCGAGGCCCAGAAGACGTGGGACTCCTACGTCGCCCCCGCGGTGCGCACGCGCGCCCTCGTGCTGCGCTGCCCGCTCCCGACGGCGCGCGCGCTCAACAAGCCCGACGACGCCTCGGCGATGACGCTGACGCGGGCGCGCGACCTGGTCCAGTGA
- a CDS encoding ABC transporter permease: MTSAPPAVDVVAARPQPRRGVSLRDAGPPIALVVIVVAFSILSPQFRTIGNLQNILDASAVLAVVACGITFVLLTGSIDLSVPGVMATSALTVSLLVANNRNGLDLGLLGIVIAIAAGAALGSLSGVLLVSFKVPSFMTTLGVSAIGLGLATLLFAGVQPNITDPLLTSWARERFLGFSYLVWIAVACVLLGWALQRHTRLGRYAYAIGGAEEVLSLSGVRVAPYKVAVFGLAGAFYGLAGVMITSQLGAGLVQAGAGLDFSAITAAVVGGTLLTGGRGGVLHSAVGVLLTMALTNGLVQIGVSPYWQGGVQGLIVVVAVAAAVLPLRRRNQVVK, encoded by the coding sequence ATGACTTCTGCACCCCCCGCCGTGGACGTCGTCGCGGCGCGCCCCCAGCCTCGGCGGGGGGTGTCGCTCCGGGACGCCGGGCCGCCGATAGCGCTGGTGGTCATCGTCGTCGCGTTCTCGATCCTGAGCCCGCAGTTCCGGACCATCGGCAACCTTCAGAACATCCTCGACGCCTCGGCGGTGCTCGCCGTCGTCGCGTGCGGGATCACGTTCGTCCTGCTGACCGGATCGATCGACCTCTCCGTCCCGGGCGTGATGGCGACGTCGGCCCTGACGGTCTCGCTCCTGGTCGCCAACAACCGCAACGGTCTCGACCTCGGCCTGCTGGGCATCGTGATCGCGATCGCCGCGGGCGCGGCCCTCGGGTCGCTCAGCGGGGTGCTGCTGGTCTCGTTCAAGGTGCCGTCGTTCATGACGACGCTCGGTGTCTCGGCGATCGGGCTGGGTCTCGCGACCCTCCTGTTCGCCGGGGTGCAGCCCAACATCACCGACCCCCTCCTGACGAGCTGGGCCCGCGAGCGGTTCCTCGGCTTCAGCTACCTCGTGTGGATCGCCGTGGCGTGCGTGCTGCTCGGCTGGGCCCTGCAGCGCCACACCCGGCTCGGCCGGTACGCGTACGCCATCGGTGGCGCCGAGGAGGTGCTCAGCCTCTCGGGCGTGCGGGTGGCACCGTACAAGGTGGCCGTCTTCGGTCTCGCCGGCGCCTTCTACGGGCTCGCCGGCGTCATGATCACGAGCCAGCTCGGGGCCGGGCTCGTCCAGGCCGGCGCCGGCCTCGACTTCTCGGCCATCACGGCGGCCGTCGTGGGAGGCACCCTGCTCACCGGGGGCCGGGGCGGGGTGCTGCACTCCGCCGTCGGCGTCCTCCTGACGATGGCCCTCACCAACGGCCTCGTCCAGATCGGCGTCAGCCCGTACTGGCAGGGCGGCGTCCAGGGACTCATCGTCGTCGTCGCGGTCGCCGCGGCCGTCCTCCCGCTCCGCAGAAGGAACCAGGTGGTGAAGTGA
- a CDS encoding ABC transporter permease, protein MSTPVLTKPAPEAVIRRGPTAAARLTSLMPVIALVTLVVALAIADPGFLTERSLVAAVNTAAPLAVLAAGATLVVLCGGIDLSIAALASFSSVLLAMWLPILGGASILAVVAVAGAIGALQGVLHVTLRIPSFIVTLGGMSILAAVGLVISNAGPIPVVDDRPLAWLNLYVAGRVPMAVLVAVVVIAAIALVVRLTPLGSYVTATGYSESAARLAGVPVDRVKIGAFCASGACAGLAAVMLVSRNYSGSPTMADNLLLPAVAAIVVGGTAITGGHGSLWRTLAGALVVTLLRVGLPIVGVPSAYEQILYGAIIVVAVALTLDRSKILTVK, encoded by the coding sequence GTGAGCACCCCCGTCCTGACGAAGCCCGCCCCGGAGGCGGTGATCCGGCGCGGCCCGACGGCGGCGGCACGCCTCACCTCGCTGATGCCGGTGATCGCCCTGGTGACGCTCGTCGTCGCGCTCGCGATCGCCGACCCGGGATTCCTGACCGAGCGCAGCCTGGTGGCGGCCGTCAACACGGCGGCGCCGCTGGCGGTCCTCGCCGCCGGCGCCACCCTCGTGGTGCTGTGCGGGGGCATCGACCTGTCGATCGCGGCCCTGGCCTCGTTCTCCTCCGTGCTGCTCGCGATGTGGCTGCCGATCCTCGGGGGCGCGAGCATCCTCGCCGTCGTGGCGGTCGCCGGCGCGATCGGTGCGCTGCAGGGCGTGCTGCACGTGACGCTGCGCATCCCCTCGTTCATCGTCACGCTCGGCGGGATGAGCATCCTCGCGGCCGTCGGACTGGTCATCTCGAACGCGGGCCCGATCCCCGTCGTCGACGACCGGCCCCTGGCCTGGCTCAACCTCTACGTCGCGGGACGCGTCCCGATGGCGGTGCTGGTCGCCGTCGTCGTGATCGCGGCGATCGCCCTGGTGGTCCGCCTGACCCCGCTCGGCAGCTACGTCACGGCGACCGGGTACTCCGAGTCGGCCGCCCGGCTCGCCGGGGTCCCGGTCGACCGCGTCAAGATCGGCGCGTTCTGCGCCTCGGGCGCGTGCGCCGGCCTCGCGGCCGTCATGCTGGTCTCGCGCAACTACAGCGGCAGCCCGACGATGGCCGACAACCTGCTCCTGCCCGCCGTCGCGGCGATCGTCGTGGGCGGCACGGCGATCACCGGCGGCCACGGCAGCCTCTGGCGGACGCTGGCCGGTGCGCTCGTCGTCACCCTGCTCCGCGTCGGCCTCCCCATCGTCGGGGTCCCGTCGGCGTACGAGCAGATCCTCTACGGCGCGATCATCGTGGTCGCCGTCGCCCTCACCCTCGACCGGTCCAAGATCCTCACCGTCAAGTAG
- a CDS encoding sugar ABC transporter ATP-binding protein: MSIDTDSRSTPSPVPSEVPALEIRGLVKHYPGVRALDGVDLVVHQHEVLGLAGENGAGKSTLLKALVGLVRPDSGDIYVRGQKVKLRSVVDAANHGIGMVFQEQSLVPNLTAAENIVLGSEGAGVRTGLYRWGTLRTLAQEQLDKIGSTIDPLARTDTLSFADRQMVEIAKVLRIEQRTNVAPVIILDEPTSVLESGEVETLFTQVRRLREFASVIFVSHRLDEVLEVCDRVAVLRGGRSVGEVATAGAVPGDLHRMMIGSTGSDDHYHSATARPVAELEPRLVVRGLTGKTFRDVDLDIRAGEILSIVGVHGSGREDVCRSLFGAEEVSAGEVTLDGERLDLSGTRAACAAGVGYVPAERKIEGMVGPMSVADNMTLAKQGVRCSGPLVVPRKQTSVVDRWIERLSIRTPNRGTAIQRLSGGNQQKVVLARWLVAGDVRLLLLDHPTRGLDIGARSEVYRLMRELATSGVATLLLADSLEEAIGMADRIVVMSDGRIGAEVACPNGGKPTPLDLVKEMV; the protein is encoded by the coding sequence GTGAGCATCGACACGGACAGCAGGTCCACCCCCTCCCCCGTCCCGAGCGAGGTCCCGGCGCTCGAGATCCGCGGGCTCGTCAAGCACTACCCCGGCGTCAGGGCGCTCGACGGCGTCGACCTCGTCGTGCACCAGCACGAGGTGCTCGGCCTCGCCGGCGAGAACGGCGCCGGCAAGTCGACGCTCCTCAAGGCGCTCGTCGGCCTCGTCCGCCCCGACTCCGGCGACATCTACGTCCGGGGCCAGAAGGTGAAGCTGCGCAGCGTCGTGGACGCCGCGAACCACGGGATCGGGATGGTGTTCCAGGAGCAGTCGCTCGTGCCCAACCTCACGGCCGCCGAGAACATCGTGCTCGGCAGCGAGGGCGCCGGCGTGCGCACCGGGCTGTACCGCTGGGGCACGCTGCGCACGCTGGCGCAGGAGCAGCTGGACAAGATCGGCTCGACCATCGACCCGCTGGCACGGACCGACACGCTCAGCTTCGCCGACCGCCAGATGGTCGAGATCGCGAAGGTGCTGCGCATCGAGCAGCGCACGAACGTGGCCCCCGTGATCATCCTCGACGAACCCACCTCGGTGCTCGAGTCCGGGGAGGTCGAGACCCTCTTCACCCAGGTGCGCCGGCTGCGCGAGTTCGCGTCCGTCATCTTCGTCTCGCACCGGCTCGACGAGGTGCTCGAGGTGTGCGACCGCGTGGCCGTGCTCCGCGGCGGCCGGTCGGTCGGCGAGGTCGCCACCGCCGGCGCCGTGCCCGGTGACCTGCACCGCATGATGATCGGCTCGACCGGTTCGGACGACCACTACCACTCGGCCACCGCCAGGCCCGTGGCGGAGCTCGAGCCGCGGCTCGTGGTCCGCGGCCTCACCGGGAAGACGTTCCGCGACGTCGACCTCGACATCCGCGCGGGCGAGATCCTCTCGATCGTCGGCGTGCACGGCTCCGGCCGCGAGGACGTCTGCCGCTCGCTCTTCGGGGCCGAGGAGGTCTCGGCGGGCGAGGTGACGCTCGACGGCGAGCGCCTGGACCTGTCCGGCACCCGCGCCGCCTGCGCGGCCGGGGTCGGGTACGTGCCCGCCGAGCGCAAGATCGAGGGCATGGTCGGCCCGATGTCCGTGGCCGACAACATGACGCTCGCCAAGCAGGGGGTGCGCTGCAGCGGACCGCTCGTCGTGCCGCGGAAGCAGACGTCCGTCGTCGACCGCTGGATCGAGCGCCTGTCCATCCGCACGCCGAACCGCGGCACCGCGATCCAGCGGCTCTCCGGCGGGAACCAGCAGAAGGTGGTGCTCGCGCGGTGGCTCGTCGCGGGCGACGTCCGCCTGCTGCTCCTGGACCACCCGACGCGCGGCCTGGACATCGGCGCGCGCTCGGAGGTCTACCGCCTGATGCGGGAGCTCGCCACCAGCGGCGTGGCCACGCTCCTCCTGGCCGACAGCCTCGAGGAGGCCATCGGCATGGCCGACCGGATCGTCGTCATGAGCGACGGTCGGATCGGCGCCGAGGTCGCCTGCCCGAACGGCGGCAAACCGACCCCGCTCGACCTCGTGAAGGAGATGGTGTGA
- the kduI gene encoding 5-dehydro-4-deoxy-D-glucuronate isomerase: MLQVRYSTSPSTAETATTTQLREAYLVEDLFRDGEVNGVYTHDDRLLVAGAVPAAGELALPSWPKVLGVETHLARRELGVVNVGGPGEVVVDGEPYRLEHLDGLFVGRGSDVTFSGTGAAFYLVSAPAHATFPTTLIPRASVTPVDLGSPEAANERRLYRYVWGQEVQSAALQIGMTVIAPGSVWNTFPPHLHDRRTEVYLYLDLAADDRVLHVMGRPGATRHLVVADRQAVISPPWSVHSGAGTGSYAFVWAMAGENTTYTDLAPVAVEEL; encoded by the coding sequence GTGCTTCAGGTTCGCTATTCGACGTCCCCATCCACCGCCGAGACGGCCACGACCACGCAGCTGCGCGAGGCCTACCTCGTGGAGGACCTCTTCCGCGACGGCGAGGTCAACGGCGTCTACACGCACGACGACCGCCTCCTCGTCGCGGGCGCGGTGCCCGCCGCCGGCGAGCTCGCCCTCCCGTCCTGGCCGAAGGTTCTCGGTGTCGAGACCCACCTCGCCCGCCGCGAGCTCGGTGTCGTCAACGTCGGCGGTCCCGGCGAGGTGGTGGTCGACGGCGAGCCGTACCGCCTCGAGCACCTGGACGGCCTGTTCGTGGGCCGCGGCAGCGACGTCACCTTCTCCGGCACCGGCGCCGCCTTCTACCTCGTCTCGGCGCCGGCCCACGCGACGTTCCCGACGACGCTGATCCCCCGCGCCTCGGTCACCCCGGTCGACCTCGGCTCGCCGGAGGCGGCCAACGAGCGCCGCCTCTACCGGTACGTCTGGGGCCAGGAGGTGCAGTCGGCCGCGCTCCAGATCGGCATGACGGTCATCGCCCCCGGCTCCGTCTGGAACACCTTCCCGCCGCACCTGCACGACCGGCGCACGGAGGTCTACCTCTACCTCGACCTGGCCGCGGACGACCGCGTGCTGCACGTGATGGGACGCCCGGGCGCCACGCGTCACCTCGTCGTGGCCGATCGCCAGGCCGTCATCTCCCCGCCGTGGTCGGTCCACAGCGGGGCGGGAACCGGGTCGTACGCGTTCGTGTGGGCGATGGCCGGCGAGAACACGACCTACACCGACCTCGCACCGGTCGCGGTGGAGGAGCTGTGA
- a CDS encoding sugar ABC transporter substrate-binding protein — translation MITSRPTIALLSLSLAALSLTACTEEPTGGGAETSASETGGATGETSEAAAGSEACDPADVQLVGQVRNESNPYEASWLDGGDAFAESVGLTQQRLTYDGDSTKQQEQIRQLLAGDTTCLVLNVLPNGDSDTTPIVKGADEAGAFLVTQWNKPAELSPLDHERWISHITYDGVESGKQIGDALAEAIGDSGGIIALQGVLDTAAAKDRYAGLEASLAEHPDVELLDQQTANFSRAEALTVTKTLLTKHGDAVTGIWAANDDMALGALEAVQQAGLAGKVAVVGIDAVPDALTAIEDGSMTATVSSDGPWQGAIGLAMGYCVATGELSMDDVEDADRAFFAEQFLITADNVADFVEPASDPADFECDNLFNRVAGPLS, via the coding sequence ATGATCACGTCCCGTCCCACGATCGCGCTGCTCAGCCTCTCGCTGGCAGCCCTCTCCCTCACGGCCTGCACCGAGGAACCCACCGGCGGCGGCGCCGAGACCTCGGCCTCCGAGACCGGCGGCGCCACCGGTGAGACCAGCGAGGCCGCGGCCGGCTCCGAGGCCTGCGACCCCGCCGACGTCCAGCTCGTCGGTCAGGTCCGCAACGAGTCCAACCCCTACGAGGCGTCGTGGCTCGACGGCGGCGACGCGTTCGCCGAGTCCGTCGGCCTGACCCAGCAGCGCCTGACCTACGACGGCGACTCGACCAAGCAGCAGGAGCAGATCCGTCAGCTCCTCGCGGGCGACACCACGTGCCTCGTGCTCAACGTCCTGCCCAACGGCGACTCCGACACCACGCCGATCGTCAAGGGCGCCGACGAGGCCGGTGCCTTCCTCGTCACCCAGTGGAACAAGCCGGCCGAGCTCAGCCCGCTGGACCACGAGCGCTGGATCAGCCACATCACCTACGACGGCGTGGAGTCCGGCAAGCAGATCGGCGACGCGCTCGCGGAGGCGATCGGCGACTCCGGCGGCATCATCGCGCTGCAGGGCGTGCTCGACACCGCGGCCGCCAAGGACCGCTACGCGGGCCTCGAGGCGTCCCTCGCCGAGCACCCCGACGTCGAGCTCCTCGACCAGCAGACGGCGAACTTCTCCCGCGCCGAGGCGCTGACCGTCACCAAGACGCTGCTCACCAAGCACGGCGACGCCGTGACCGGCATCTGGGCGGCGAACGACGACATGGCGCTCGGAGCGCTCGAGGCCGTGCAGCAGGCGGGCCTGGCGGGCAAGGTCGCCGTCGTCGGGATCGACGCCGTCCCCGACGCGCTCACCGCGATCGAGGACGGGTCGATGACCGCGACGGTCTCGAGCGACGGGCCGTGGCAGGGCGCCATCGGCCTGGCCATGGGCTACTGCGTCGCGACCGGCGAGCTGAGCATGGACGACGTCGAGGACGCCGACCGCGCCTTCTTCGCCGAGCAGTTCCTCATCACGGCGGACAACGTCGCCGACTTCGTCGAGCCGGCCTCCGACCCGGCCGACTTCGAGTGCGACAACCTCTTCAACCGCGTGGCCGGCCCGCTGTCATGA
- a CDS encoding CPBP family intramembrane glutamic endopeptidase → MTYLLGRDDPVHRLRPSLASGLAAVLVAAGLVLTLQLGSGIPLRAWSSSERAIVLTEILPAAVAAVVLLAFVGWARWDAVRRDPFRLPTSPFVLAVVALASLAVLARLALADWGAPTARVLALLALSAAVTGVAEELALRGVLLRSLRVGRRPEIVAALGTTAASAVLQVPVLAFTARGFGPVDVAVAVALGALLYLVRRATRTLVAAVALHLAWDLGTLVDRAGDGAALTGPAAVVAVVVVALVTWAFVATARGDRTRRALVDPRLA, encoded by the coding sequence GTGACCTACCTGCTGGGACGCGACGACCCCGTCCACCGGCTGCGTCCGAGCCTCGCCAGCGGGCTCGCGGCGGTCCTCGTCGCGGCCGGTCTCGTGCTGACCCTCCAGCTCGGGAGCGGCATCCCGCTCCGGGCCTGGAGCTCGTCGGAGCGGGCGATCGTCCTGACCGAGATCCTCCCGGCCGCCGTCGCCGCCGTCGTGCTGCTCGCGTTCGTCGGCTGGGCCCGGTGGGACGCCGTGCGGCGCGACCCGTTCCGGCTGCCGACGTCGCCGTTCGTGCTCGCCGTCGTGGCTCTCGCCTCGCTCGCCGTCCTCGCGCGTCTCGCGCTCGCCGACTGGGGCGCCCCGACGGCACGGGTCCTCGCGCTCCTCGCTCTCAGCGCCGCGGTGACCGGCGTCGCCGAGGAGCTCGCGCTGCGCGGCGTGCTCCTCCGGTCGCTGCGCGTGGGGCGGCGCCCCGAGATCGTCGCGGCCCTCGGGACGACGGCGGCCTCCGCAGTCCTCCAGGTGCCCGTGCTCGCCTTCACCGCGCGGGGGTTCGGCCCGGTCGACGTCGCCGTCGCCGTCGCCCTCGGGGCGCTGCTGTACCTCGTCCGGCGCGCGACCCGGACGCTCGTGGCCGCCGTCGCGCTCCACCTCGCGTGGGACCTGGGCACGCTCGTCGACCGCGCGGGCGACGGCGCCGCGCTCACCGGGCCGGCGGCCGTCGTCGCCGTCGTCGTCGTGGCGCTCGTCACGTGGGCGTTCGTGGCCACGGCGCGCGGCGATCGCACGCGGCGTGCGCTCGTGGATCCGCGGCTCGCCTGA
- the kduD gene encoding 2-dehydro-3-deoxy-D-gluconate 5-dehydrogenase KduD, whose amino-acid sequence MTTGAPTATLDSSPDAEPRSPFDLHGRTALITGSGRGLGQGVALGLARAGADLVLVGRPGSQHETRALVADLGRDVEVLELDVSDLDAVERVSARTLENHQVDILVNNAGIIDRADSAEVGSADWHRVLDVNLTGLFFLCQQLGRPMVERGHGKIVSIASLLSFQGGLRVASYTAAKHGVAGITKALANEWGPHGVQVNAIAPGYMATDNTAPLREDPERSRSILERIPAGRWGTPQDVSGAAVFLSSSAADYVNGHVLVVDGGWLAR is encoded by the coding sequence GTGACGACGGGCGCGCCGACGGCGACCCTCGACTCCTCCCCCGACGCCGAGCCGCGCTCCCCGTTCGACCTGCACGGCCGCACCGCGCTGATCACCGGGTCGGGGCGGGGCCTCGGCCAGGGGGTGGCGCTCGGCCTCGCCCGGGCCGGCGCCGACCTCGTGCTCGTCGGCCGACCCGGCAGCCAGCACGAGACCCGCGCCCTGGTCGCCGACCTCGGTCGCGACGTCGAGGTGCTGGAGCTGGACGTGTCCGACCTCGACGCCGTCGAGCGGGTCAGCGCCCGCACCCTGGAGAACCACCAGGTCGACATCCTCGTCAACAACGCGGGGATCATCGACCGCGCGGACTCGGCCGAGGTCGGCTCGGCCGACTGGCACCGCGTGCTCGACGTCAACCTCACCGGCCTGTTCTTCCTGTGCCAGCAGCTCGGGCGCCCGATGGTCGAGCGCGGCCACGGCAAGATCGTCAGCATCGCGAGCCTGCTGTCCTTCCAGGGCGGCCTGCGCGTCGCCTCGTACACGGCCGCCAAGCACGGCGTCGCCGGGATCACCAAGGCGCTCGCCAACGAGTGGGGCCCCCACGGCGTCCAGGTCAACGCGATCGCCCCCGGCTACATGGCCACGGACAACACCGCCCCGCTGCGCGAGGACCCCGAGCGCTCGCGCTCGATCCTCGAGCGGATCCCCGCCGGCCGCTGGGGCACCCCGCAGGACGTCTCCGGCGCCGCCGTCTTCCTCAGCTCCTCCGCCGCCGACTACGTCAACGGGCACGTGCTCGTGGTCGACGGCGGCTGGCTGGCCCGCTGA